DNA sequence from the Cyprinus carpio isolate SPL01 chromosome A9, ASM1834038v1, whole genome shotgun sequence genome:
GGAAAAAGATTTTAATCTCTCAGGTTTTTATACAGCTAAAAGTGTTTTgttgtacatgtaaaaaaaaactctctgagAAACATAaagtaattttgaaatgtaaagtgATAAGTTGCTACAGAAGCAATATAACTACCAcaggaatatatattttaataaccaaatgTAGCAACTTCAGCAAATTTTTAAAGCacagaatgatgacagaattcacatTTGATCTGTGattgtaatatatttgttttaaaaccagaaggaaaaaaacaacccTGAAGAATCCTATGCCATGAAAATGCTAATTATCTTCCAGCTTTAAGAACTATAAACATATTTAGGTGTATTCTGTCAGATGGCACTGGCCTTACCTGAGACTGTTCAGCgtccatgattttatttttcaagtgtTTGGGATCTGGTACTTCAGGAAAGATCAGTTTTCTAATTCTTTCAAGATCAAAGAATGTCATAGCGTTCAgacatttgataaaaatgtgtcaagaatattataataaatgaagtGCTGGTTTATACTCACCCCTGTTGAGTCAACAGACAAACAAGAAGAAAGGCTGTTAGTGGCAGCACAATTATCAAAATATAAACCCAGATGTAAGTGGATGCGTCTACCGTACAAGCACCTGTGAACAAAATGTTTAGTTTGTTTGTGAAGCTTTTCACACACAAAAGAATACATGTAATAATTTACTTCtctttatatttcatttgacTTATCCAAACCAACTTGGAGAACACAACAATAAAAGTAATTCATACTAGAGACAAAGTAacacaagaaaaaacacaaaaactccaAGTAAAGTACAAGATCATAAATATCTTGAACCATACATATTGCTATGGCTGATGACCAGTTGATGCTTATTTATCAAACCAGGCTCTGGACTTGAACCTGAACACATGTTTTTTCAAAGACAAAGAAATAGTACCTGTATTGTTTCCCCAACTTTGCACTGTTGTCCAATTGCTCCAGTTCTTGTCCTGACACGCCTTCCTCATTCTTATTCTGAAATCGTAATTCTTCTTCATGCTGATAGTGGACAGGTTCAAACTGTACACTTCATGTGTATGTGTCACAGTCCTCTGACCTTCCTGCATGTAAGCATATAAGATTCATGAGCATTTTTCCAGCATATACAAGTCTGGTTTCTTCAGTTTTGTGCTAAAAGTGAGTCTTACTGCAGCTCAAATGTGTAAGTGTCTGTGAGTGTTAAATACCTTCCATTCTTTGACACACTGGCTCTTGAACTGCACTTGAGCTTCATAACACTCAGGGATTGTATTTTTGTCTGGGGTACTCCATGTTACAGTAATACCATGCAGTGTATTACTAATCTCAAAAATAATCTGGTCCGGGTCAATATCTAATATCTCATCTTGAAAAGAGCAGAATAATTATGAGTACTGTAGGTCCATACAAAATTCAGCAGAAAGTAAAAAATCCGGCGCCCTgtcattttatcctacccgtcagattttcctaccagggtttactgtgtatgcgcacatcaatattgcatcctttttctcatgcttaacaacaatatttaatgtatctgcattactgtaagggtaggtttagtgAGTaagtgtagactttaataaagcacaatctaaaaggtagaaaaaaatattaattgttggtttcctgtagctgtatctcttctagctacaaccacggatataacacataattactgtatttgcattactgtaagggtaggtttagggttgtggtaggtgtagatgttaataaaccacaACTTTGCAGGTAGTATtgttcgttgtcgaattgtactacctaCTGTTTTAATGAGAGTTAGCAAAATCTGACggggtaggacaaatcgacagaacaccggtcAATCTTGGCATTCAGCATTCTGATACTTCCCAATAATTCATTAGAAGTGCTAAATGACAGATAACAGGCCTTGTTTCTCACTAACGCAACCGGTACCATTTCGCGTCTTATCGATTATATCCAAAATTGAAATCTTCCGTTCTTCAGGATTTTGCATCAATGCCCTGATCAGAGTcgtggtttattttgcaataacaaccagctggatgtatgTCATCCGCAACTGTAACTGAAACCAAAGCTactttcacatttattgtttcaCACCTCAGACTCACTGTCATTGTTTTTATAGGtctaaatattacagttttaaaaaatgttcacattagaaaatgctttaaaatataaataaataaaaaaaagacattaaacaatgtttaaaaactcaaagcagaaaatgaagaaaaagttCACAGATGTTGTTTGAGATTACAGTATGAGTAATTTGTG
Encoded proteins:
- the LOC109070309 gene encoding cytokine receptor-like factor 2 isoform X1 — encoded protein: MNSWSVYHLVVLALLFASQSSAEYDGEDAYDEYDEILDIDPDQIIFEISNTLHGITVTWSTPDKNTIPECYEAQVQFKSQCVKEWKEGQRTVTHTHEVYSLNLSTISMKKNYDFRIRMRKACQDKNWSNWTTVQSWGNNTGACTVDASTYIWVYILIIVLPLTAFLLVCLLTQQGIRKLIFPEVPDPKHLKNKIMDAEQSQWWENLTQWNEECSTTDVEIMDKNEREEQHQTLVIQPMDTSPEQQDSMYCIYSSQTSGENTELQYSQSVLGYIIL
- the LOC109070309 gene encoding cytokine receptor-like factor 2 isoform X2, with the translated sequence MNSWSVYHLVVLALLFASQSSAEYDGEDAYDEYDEILDIDPDQIIFEISNTLHGITVTWSTPDKNTIPECYEAQVQFKSQCVKEWKEGQRTVTHTHEVYSLNLSTISMKKNYDFRIRMRKACQDKNWSNWTTVQSWGNNTGACTVDASTYIWVYILIIVLPLTAFLLVCLLTQQGIRKLIFPEVPDPKHLKNKIMDAEQSQLGLNHDLYPIKEHSLRYLHTLFFT